A genome region from Flavobacterium sp. includes the following:
- a CDS encoding acyl-CoA dehydrogenase family protein, whose amino-acid sequence MKPDLFQAPDYYNLDDLLTDEHKLVRESARAWVKREVSPIIEEYAQKAEFPKQIIKGLGEIGGFGPYIPVEYGGAGLDQISYGLIMQEIERGDSGVRSTSSVQSSLVMYPIWKYGNEEQRMKYLPKLATGEYIGCFGLTEPDHGSDPGSMITNFKDMGDHYILNGAKMWISNAPFADIAVVWAKNEEGRIHGLIVERGMEGFTTPETHNKWSLRASATGELIFDNVKVPKENLLPNKSGLGAPLGCLDSARYGIAWGAIGAAMDCYDTALRYAKERIQFGKPIGGTQLQQKKLAEMITEITKAQLLTWRLGVLRNEGKATTAQISMAKRNNVNMAIEIAREARQMLGGMGITGEYSIMRHMMNLESVITYEGTHDIHLLITGMDVTGIPAFKS is encoded by the coding sequence ATGAAACCAGACTTATTTCAAGCTCCAGATTATTATAACCTAGACGATTTGCTAACAGATGAGCATAAACTTGTTCGAGAATCTGCACGTGCATGGGTTAAAAGAGAAGTTTCTCCTATTATTGAAGAATATGCTCAAAAAGCAGAATTTCCTAAGCAAATTATTAAAGGGCTTGGAGAAATTGGCGGTTTCGGACCTTATATTCCTGTTGAATACGGAGGTGCCGGTTTAGATCAGATTTCTTATGGCTTAATTATGCAGGAAATTGAAAGAGGAGATTCTGGTGTAAGATCAACTTCATCAGTACAATCTTCTTTAGTTATGTATCCTATTTGGAAATACGGAAACGAAGAACAACGCATGAAATATTTACCAAAATTAGCAACTGGTGAATATATTGGATGTTTTGGTTTAACAGAACCAGACCATGGATCTGATCCCGGAAGTATGATTACCAATTTTAAGGATATGGGCGATCATTATATTTTAAATGGTGCTAAAATGTGGATTTCGAATGCGCCTTTTGCTGATATTGCTGTTGTTTGGGCAAAAAATGAAGAAGGAAGAATTCACGGTTTAATTGTTGAACGTGGAATGGAAGGATTTACAACTCCTGAAACTCATAATAAATGGTCTCTAAGAGCTTCTGCAACCGGAGAATTAATTTTCGACAATGTTAAAGTTCCGAAAGAAAATCTTTTACCAAACAAATCTGGTTTAGGAGCACCGCTTGGCTGTTTAGATTCAGCTCGTTACGGAATTGCCTGGGGTGCAATTGGCGCTGCAATGGATTGTTACGATACCGCTTTGCGATATGCCAAAGAAAGAATTCAGTTTGGTAAACCAATTGGAGGAACTCAGCTGCAACAGAAAAAATTAGCAGAAATGATTACCGAAATTACAAAAGCGCAATTATTAACATGGCGTTTAGGCGTTTTAAGAAATGAAGGTAAAGCTACAACGGCACAAATTTCAATGGCAAAACGTAATAATGTAAATATGGCAATTGAAATTGCACGTGAAGCAAGACAAATGTTAGGCGGAATGGGAATTACAGGAGAATATTCGATTATGCGCCACATGATGAACCTTGAAAGTGTGATTACTTATGAAGGAACTCATGACATTCATTTATTGATTACCGGAATGGATGTAACTGGAATTCCAGCATTTAAATCATAA
- a CDS encoding rSAM-modified peptide: MKLKFEDFEDEKLSKNQQKVVRGGDDPIPPVDPGKSGTGGGGSSGGGAG, from the coding sequence ATGAAATTAAAATTCGAAGATTTTGAAGATGAAAAATTATCAAAAAATCAACAAAAAGTAGTTAGAGGAGGTGATGATCCAATACCTCCAGTTGATCCAGGTAAATCAGGAACTGGCGGAGGCGGTAGTTCAGGAGGTGGTGCAGGTTGA
- a CDS encoding vitamin K epoxide reductase family protein — translation MLKLIQKFLQINRYSEVKNEFKDLFLSHPNYPSLFAITDSFDLLSIENAAIRVPKEQIVDLPSNFLAYFKDELILVEKAKNFVRINTIKKGVQKISYDKFLLDWNGVIVAIEPNNVVARENLKVELNWLKYLVPFVLLAGLSFFYNSYTIFSAIFLLTSILGLIVSILIVQEKLGFKNSLISNFCNLSTNSSCSSVLSFTENYENRWISFSDLPLLFFGASFISILVQPFNSSIFVGFLSLLAIPIIVSSIWIQKFELQKWCVMCLMVSFLIFTQSAIWFSSDLFTLSFSFGTIFPFLFSLLLLIPIGFVIKSIAKDVLNNENSLKELKKFKRNYSLLNFLSKRVSHSNGFEDLRGLNFGNRSAVVKLSIIISPSCVHCHKTFQEAFDLVLKFPDKIFLSVLFNINPENADNPYKAVVERLLTINRSTPGKTVEAISDWHIKKMSLKKWLKKWHVENVSMMINQEINKQYEWCSKNNFNYTPVKIVNEKLFPSEYELSELKYFLNDFVEEKETTEILEKIA, via the coding sequence ATGCTAAAACTTATTCAAAAATTTCTGCAAATAAACAGATACTCGGAAGTGAAAAATGAGTTTAAAGATTTATTTCTTTCTCATCCAAATTATCCTAGTCTGTTTGCGATAACAGATTCGTTTGATTTGTTGTCGATAGAGAATGCCGCAATAAGAGTTCCTAAGGAGCAGATAGTCGATTTACCATCAAATTTTTTAGCTTATTTCAAGGATGAATTAATTCTTGTTGAAAAAGCCAAAAACTTTGTTCGAATTAATACAATCAAAAAAGGAGTTCAAAAAATTTCATACGATAAATTCCTTTTAGACTGGAATGGAGTAATTGTAGCAATTGAACCAAATAATGTTGTAGCAAGAGAAAATTTAAAAGTTGAATTAAACTGGTTAAAATACCTGGTACCTTTTGTACTGTTAGCAGGATTATCTTTCTTTTATAATTCGTATACAATTTTCAGCGCTATATTTTTATTGACTTCAATTTTAGGATTAATAGTTAGTATTTTAATTGTTCAGGAAAAATTAGGATTTAAAAACAGTCTTATTTCAAACTTTTGTAATCTAAGTACAAATTCGTCTTGTAGTTCTGTTTTAAGTTTTACTGAAAATTATGAGAACAGATGGATTAGTTTTTCAGATTTGCCTCTTTTGTTTTTTGGTGCGAGTTTTATCTCAATACTAGTTCAGCCATTTAACTCGTCGATTTTTGTAGGTTTTTTGAGTTTATTGGCAATTCCGATTATCGTTTCTTCGATTTGGATTCAAAAATTCGAACTTCAAAAATGGTGTGTGATGTGTTTAATGGTTTCGTTTTTGATATTTACGCAAAGTGCAATATGGTTTTCGTCTGACTTATTTACGTTAAGTTTTAGTTTCGGTACGATTTTTCCATTTTTATTCTCTTTGCTTTTACTTATCCCAATTGGATTTGTTATAAAATCAATTGCAAAAGATGTGCTTAATAATGAAAACTCATTGAAAGAACTTAAAAAGTTCAAGAGAAATTATTCATTGCTAAATTTTTTATCAAAAAGAGTTTCTCATTCAAATGGTTTTGAAGATTTGAGAGGATTAAATTTTGGAAACAGAAGTGCAGTAGTCAAACTTAGTATAATAATAAGTCCGAGTTGTGTGCATTGTCATAAAACATTTCAGGAAGCTTTTGATTTGGTGTTGAAATTCCCGGATAAAATTTTCTTAAGTGTTTTGTTTAATATCAACCCGGAAAATGCTGATAACCCATATAAAGCTGTTGTAGAAAGATTGTTAACCATAAACAGATCTACACCAGGAAAAACTGTTGAAGCGATTTCAGACTGGCATATTAAAAAAATGAGTCTGAAAAAATGGTTAAAAAAATGGCATGTTGAAAATGTCAGTATGATGATAAATCAGGAAATAAATAAACAATACGAATGGTGTTCAAAAAATAATTTCAATTATACGCCAGTAAAAATTGTAAATGAAAAATTATTTCCAAGTGAATATGAATTGAGTGAATTAAAATATTTCTTAAATGATTTTGTTGAAGAAAAAGAAACAACAGAAATTTTAGAAAAAATTGCTTAA
- a CDS encoding tetratricopeptide repeat protein: MRLIISFVFFLALNVTFAQQKKTLSEEEYLILQDKIRLNYNANVDSALVYAYQMAKSNNYKHLAFANGALSSLLQIKGNTKESKEKYKAALQYLEKMPDSRDKTQVKSYIYNYGGLSEWNRGNFSDALEIYQKGMKLSLEINDVKQIVKFKINIALINEGVGNYQLAIKNLRQLDEFIDKNEGVYSKEQLLNNKSNINRALASSYESYFMKNLTKKHLLDSAEHYYKKTINYSQNFAQNKIVAKLSLGNVYNWKGDYKNAEKTYYDVVFLSSQNNQKDLLCVANYNLGDVYYTTKRYDKALVFFKKCDSLSEITKVNEIDYLKSNFYQAKIYNIQKKPELAYKHSRIYLDNYEKLEEKLNEESLEVNYKQGVSGLTNEMVVIEKKYKNDVLLSRGLRVFYALLLVGIVFLLIKNIRDKNKAHKKMNALIEEFKANIEKKNNAEAELETIEKGDEVLELEEIHLKKENLTLSIDEAKENKIVEKLLALESKHEYLNADFTLPYVAKKIKTNTTYLSYVVNKRFGKSFGEYSNELKINYVINEMITNHMYRKYSTQAIAESVGFKNAVSFAKSFRKRTGVSPAQFANNI; the protein is encoded by the coding sequence ATGAGGCTGATCATTTCTTTTGTATTCTTTCTTGCCTTGAATGTAACATTTGCACAGCAAAAAAAGACATTGAGCGAAGAAGAATATTTGATATTGCAGGATAAAATTCGACTAAATTATAACGCAAATGTCGATAGCGCTCTTGTATATGCATATCAAATGGCAAAATCAAACAATTATAAACATTTAGCTTTTGCAAATGGCGCTTTGTCAAGTTTGCTGCAAATAAAAGGAAATACCAAAGAATCCAAAGAAAAATACAAAGCTGCACTTCAATATTTAGAGAAAATGCCTGACTCTCGAGATAAGACACAGGTAAAATCTTATATATACAATTATGGGGGATTATCAGAGTGGAACAGAGGAAATTTTAGTGATGCTCTTGAAATTTATCAGAAAGGAATGAAGCTTTCCTTAGAAATTAATGATGTAAAACAAATTGTTAAGTTTAAGATTAATATAGCTTTAATTAACGAAGGAGTTGGAAACTATCAATTAGCTATAAAAAACCTCCGACAGCTTGATGAGTTTATTGATAAAAACGAAGGGGTTTACAGCAAAGAGCAGTTATTAAATAATAAAAGTAATATAAACAGGGCTTTGGCAAGTTCTTATGAAAGCTATTTCATGAAGAATTTAACAAAGAAGCACCTTTTGGATTCTGCTGAACACTATTATAAGAAGACGATTAATTATTCTCAAAACTTTGCTCAAAATAAAATAGTGGCAAAATTAAGTTTAGGAAATGTTTATAATTGGAAAGGCGATTATAAAAATGCTGAGAAGACTTATTATGATGTTGTTTTTTTATCCAGCCAGAATAATCAGAAAGATTTATTATGTGTTGCCAATTATAATTTGGGAGACGTTTATTATACTACAAAGAGATACGATAAAGCACTTGTGTTTTTTAAAAAATGCGATTCACTTTCGGAAATAACAAAAGTTAATGAGATAGATTATCTGAAATCTAATTTTTATCAGGCAAAAATTTATAACATCCAGAAAAAGCCTGAACTGGCATATAAACATTCCAGAATCTATTTGGATAATTATGAAAAATTAGAAGAAAAATTAAATGAAGAAAGCTTAGAAGTTAATTATAAACAGGGAGTTAGCGGGCTAACTAATGAAATGGTTGTAATTGAGAAAAAATACAAAAACGATGTTTTATTAAGCAGAGGTTTAAGGGTTTTTTATGCGCTTCTATTAGTCGGAATTGTTTTCTTACTGATAAAAAATATTAGAGACAAGAATAAAGCACACAAAAAAATGAATGCTTTAATTGAAGAATTTAAAGCTAATATTGAGAAGAAAAATAATGCTGAAGCGGAACTTGAAACAATAGAAAAAGGAGATGAAGTACTTGAATTAGAAGAAATTCATCTTAAAAAAGAAAACCTTACTTTAAGTATCGACGAAGCAAAGGAAAACAAAATAGTAGAAAAATTATTAGCACTTGAAAGTAAACACGAATACTTAAATGCTGATTTTACATTGCCTTACGTTGCTAAGAAGATAAAAACAAATACTACTTATTTGTCGTATGTTGTTAATAAACGATTTGGAAAATCTTTTGGAGAGTATTCTAATGAGTTGAAAATTAATTATGTAATTAATGAAATGATTACTAATCACATGTATAGAAAATATTCGACTCAGGCTATTGCAGAAAGTGTAGGTTTTAAAAATGCGGTTTCTTTTGCAAAATCATTTCGCAAAAGAACTGGAGTATCTCCAGCTCAATTTGCGAATAATATTTAA